Within the Pseudomonas orientalis genome, the region CTGGAGACGCAGGACTATGTCGATAAAGCGCAGCAAGCTTATCTGGAATGCGCCGCCATCGCTTTTGCGGGACAGTCGCAGCTCACGCTCAAGGGCACCGTAGACGCGCTTCAGGCCCGGATTCGCCTGCGCCTGCAGCAGCTCAGTGATATCGAGCAGGGGTGGGCCCGATTGCGGGTGGCGCGCGACGCCATCAAGGCCTTGCTGGGCGATGATCCACAGGCGGCGGTCACGGCTCTTGCAGCGCAATTGCGAGCGCAGTCCGAGCAACTGGAGAATTCCAAGGCACGCCTGAAAGACTTCAGGCATTACCTGGCCCATGAGTCATTGCTGTATACGCTGTTCGGCTGGTTCGGCCCGATTGCCGCCAAGCGCCTGCGCCTGGCCAGACTGCACATTGATGAGGCTGACGCACCGCTGCAGGACGCTACCGATGTGCATGACATAGAGCGCCGGTTGACCGCCGCGGTGGCGCATCACGCACAACGCCTGAAAACCCTCGAAACCCAGCGCGAACGTGTGGAGCAAGTGCTGCGTGACGAACAGCGTGAACTGTTGAACTGGCAGGCGGTGATTGGCCGGTTACCCCAGGCAGCCGGCAAGCCCGCCGCCCAGGTGACCCTGGAAGACTGCGACGGTTGGGCGGACACCTCGTTGCGCTTCGAGACGTTCCTGCTGACCACGCATTACTGGGAGGGGCGGTGGCTGCTGGAAGTCATCGACGAGCTGCCGCTGATTCTCAAAAGCCGCAATAAAACCGGCCGCAAGACGCTGGAGAAAAACTGGCGCCGCTGGATGAAGCTCACGCCCTGCGTCGTCGCGACGTTTTACCGGCTGCCCGCAGAGCTGTCTTGCCAGCGCCACGATGGCAATGGACTGGTCGGCGATTACGCGCTGAACTTCATCGACCTGCTGATCGTGGACGAAGCCGGTCAGGTACTGCCCGAGGTGGCGGCGCCGTCGTTCGCCCTGGCGCGCCAAGCGCTGGTAATTGGCGACACCCAGCAGATCGAACCCATCTGGTCGGTGCTGCCTGCGGTGGATATCGGCAATCTGCTCGCCGCCGGCCTGTTGTCGCGCAGCCGCGTGGACGACGAGTACGAGGCCTTTTGTGACAGCGGCCGCAGCGCCGCAAGTGGCAGCGTCATGGCGATTGCGCAGTCCACCAGCCGCTATCATTACGACCGCGACCTGGCGCGCGGCCTTTACTTGTACGAACACCGTCGTTGTTACGACTCGATCATCGATTACTGCAACGCGCTCTGCTACAAGGGCAAGCTGCAACCACGGCGGGGCGCCAAACCCGAGGGCGGACTGCCGGGGCTGGGTTACTTGCATATCGACGGAATCTGCCAGCAGAAGCAGGGCGGCAGCCGCCATAACCTGCTGGAAGCCCAGACCATCGCGGCGTGGATCAAGGCCCATGAACAGCAGCTCACCCAGCGCTACGGCAAGGAACTCTGGGAAATCCTCGGAGTGATCACGCCGTTCGGCGCCCAGACCCAGGCAATCACTGACGCGTGCAGCGCATTGGGTATTCGTACCGGCAAAGGCGACGGTGAACTCACCGTTGGTACCGTGCACTCTTTCCAGGGCGCCGAACGGCCGGTGGTGATTTTTTCCGCAGTCTACTCCAAGCACGCCGACGGTCCTTTTATCGACCGCCGCGACAGCATGCTGAACGTAGCCGTTTCCCGCGCCAAAGACAGTTTCCTGGTGTTCGGTGACATGGACCTGTTCAGCCAGATACCCGCCAGCAAGCCGCGCGGGAGGCTGGCGCAGTACCTGCTGAACAGTCCGGAAAATGAGCTCAGATTCGATTTCCAACCCAGGGCGGATTTGCTCACGGTGCGCACCGGCTTGAGCCACCTGCATGAATTTGCCGAGCATGATCGGTTCCTGTTGCAAACCCTGGAAACCGCACGCCAGCAAGTGCAGATTGTCACGCCATGGGTCAAGTTGCGCGGGATGCGCGAAAGCGGTGCCCTGGATGCAATGGGCGACACTGTGCAGCGAGGCGTGCCGGTGACGGTCTATACCGACCTGCGTTTCAACACCGAAGGTAACCCGTCCAAGGCCGTTCATTTCCAGGATGCGATTGCAGCACTGAAACACCATGCAGTGCAGGTGCAGGTGGTCAACAAGGTACACAGCAAACTGGTAATGGCCGATGAAGAGCTGCTGTGTGTCGGTTCATTCAATTGGCTGAGCGCTGCACGCTCGGGCGATTTTGTGCACCATGAAACGTCCATGGTCTACCACGGGCCGGACGTCAGCAGCGAGCTGGCGATCAACCGCAAGAGCCTGGCGCAACGCCTGAGCTCAAGCCAGCCCTAGCCTGACGCAACGCGATGGCAGCGGCCGCAGGCTGTTGGCATTGCGCTACCGATCAGCAGCCCATGCGCAAAACCCTGCGACTTCCCGGTGAAAATCTTCATAATGGCGGCCATTTTGTTTAGCCCGTTATTCTGGTGTGCCCGCATGGAAATTAAGGTCAACTTTCTCGACAACCTTCGGCTTGAAGCCAAGTTCGATGATTTCACGGTGATTGCCGACCAGCCGATTCGCTACAAGGGCGACGGTTCGGCGCCGGGGCCATTCGATTATTTCCTGGCTTCGTCGGCGTTGTGTGCGGCGTACTTCGTGAAGCTGTACTGCGCCACGCGCAATATTCCCACCGAGAATATTCGCCTGTCGCAGAACAACATCGTCGACCCGGAAAACCGCTACAACCAGATCTTCAAGATCCAGGTCGAGCTGCCGGCGGACATTTCCGACAAGGACCGCCAGGGCATCCTGCGTTCCATCGACCGTTGCACCGTGAAAAAAGTAGTGCAGGCCGGACCGGAGTTTGTGATCGAGCAAGTGGACAACCTCGACGCCGACGCCCAGGCGTTGTTGATGCCGAACTCGACGTCGGAGGCGGGCACTTACATCGCCGGCAAAGACCTGCCGCTGGAGCAGACCATTGCCAATATGTCGGCGATCCTCGCGCGCCTGGGCATGAAGATCGAGATCGCCTCGTGGCGCAATATCGTGCCCAATGTCTGGTCGCTGCATGTGCGCGATGCCCACTCGCCGATGTGTTTCACCAACGGCAAGGGCGCGACCAAGGAGGGCGCGCTGGCGTCGGCACTGGGCGAGTTTATCGAGCGGCTCAACTGCAACTTCTTCTACAACGATCAGTTCTGGGGCGAAGAGCTGGCCAATGCACCGTTCGTGCATTACCCGGATGAGCGCTGGTTCCAGCCGGGCCCGAACGACGAACTGCCGAGCGAGATCCTCGACGCCTACTGCCGCAAGGTCTACGACCGCGAAGGCGAGCTGCGCGGTTCGCACCTGTTCGACACCAACTCGGGTAACGAAGCGCGGGGCATTGTCTCGCTGCCGTTTGTGCGTCAGTCCGATGGCGAGGTGGTGTATTTCCCCTCCAACCTGATCGAAAACCTCTACCTGAGCAACGGCATGAGCGCCGGCAACACCTTGGCCGAAGCCCAGGTGCAGTGCCTGTCGGAGATTTTCGAGCGGGCGGTGAAGCGCGAAATCATCGAAGGCGAGTTTGCCCTGCCGGACGTACCCGCCGACGTGTTGGCCAAATACCCTGGCATCCTCGCCGGTATTGAAGGCCTGGAGGCCCAGGGCTTCCCGGTGCTGGTCAAGGATGCGTCCCTGGGCGGTGAATTCCCGGTGATGTGCGTGACCCTGATGAACCCGCGCACCGGCGGTGTATTCGCCTCGTTCGGCGCGCACCCAAGCTTTGAAGTGGCGCTGGAGCGCAGCCTCACCGAACTGCTGCAAGGTCGCAGTTTCGAAGGTTTGAACGACTTGCCGCAGCCGACCTTCGAAGGCCAGGCGGTCACCGAGCCGAACAACTTCGTCGAGCACTTTATC harbors:
- a CDS encoding AAA domain-containing protein, with amino-acid sequence MNDYSLKLANYWRNSLADAENGNGALSPSHVKTYSVVPLTALAAGCVPVEQVDLLFADEPPQRLHVDVTLRPFVYASRKEHRMARRGLPAFITPIICRVSVTRDGLIYPTGPTLVPRDILEPLDRDNFTIGAQHDLDRFLTAHDAPQFEVPAPSAEVQPDDYRDKWLTYLRYCKTMFQTVCNAWNGADDGFDPASYCYVFKEQKADGFSRNIVALYDHLRLGKPEAPLFERFAQREPTPDEACLAANSLFAGRGGHAGDEYALAPAQRDSLAHLLAGDTGDILAVNGPPGTGKTTLLLSVVASLWARAAAEGGEPPVIVASSTNNQAVTNIIKAFGKDFSEGTGPFAGRWLPDISSFGAYFPKASAEAQMARTYQTKSFYLALETQDYVDKAQQAYLECAAIAFAGQSQLTLKGTVDALQARIRLRLQQLSDIEQGWARLRVARDAIKALLGDDPQAAVTALAAQLRAQSEQLENSKARLKDFRHYLAHESLLYTLFGWFGPIAAKRLRLARLHIDEADAPLQDATDVHDIERRLTAAVAHHAQRLKTLETQRERVEQVLRDEQRELLNWQAVIGRLPQAAGKPAAQVTLEDCDGWADTSLRFETFLLTTHYWEGRWLLEVIDELPLILKSRNKTGRKTLEKNWRRWMKLTPCVVATFYRLPAELSCQRHDGNGLVGDYALNFIDLLIVDEAGQVLPEVAAPSFALARQALVIGDTQQIEPIWSVLPAVDIGNLLAAGLLSRSRVDDEYEAFCDSGRSAASGSVMAIAQSTSRYHYDRDLARGLYLYEHRRCYDSIIDYCNALCYKGKLQPRRGAKPEGGLPGLGYLHIDGICQQKQGGSRHNLLEAQTIAAWIKAHEQQLTQRYGKELWEILGVITPFGAQTQAITDACSALGIRTGKGDGELTVGTVHSFQGAERPVVIFSAVYSKHADGPFIDRRDSMLNVAVSRAKDSFLVFGDMDLFSQIPASKPRGRLAQYLLNSPENELRFDFQPRADLLTVRTGLSHLHEFAEHDRFLLQTLETARQQVQIVTPWVKLRGMRESGALDAMGDTVQRGVPVTVYTDLRFNTEGNPSKAVHFQDAIAALKHHAVQVQVVNKVHSKLVMADEELLCVGSFNWLSAARSGDFVHHETSMVYHGPDVSSELAINRKSLAQRLSSSQP
- a CDS encoding OsmC domain/YcaO domain-containing protein, with the protein product MEIKVNFLDNLRLEAKFDDFTVIADQPIRYKGDGSAPGPFDYFLASSALCAAYFVKLYCATRNIPTENIRLSQNNIVDPENRYNQIFKIQVELPADISDKDRQGILRSIDRCTVKKVVQAGPEFVIEQVDNLDADAQALLMPNSTSEAGTYIAGKDLPLEQTIANMSAILARLGMKIEIASWRNIVPNVWSLHVRDAHSPMCFTNGKGATKEGALASALGEFIERLNCNFFYNDQFWGEELANAPFVHYPDERWFQPGPNDELPSEILDAYCRKVYDREGELRGSHLFDTNSGNEARGIVSLPFVRQSDGEVVYFPSNLIENLYLSNGMSAGNTLAEAQVQCLSEIFERAVKREIIEGEFALPDVPADVLAKYPGILAGIEGLEAQGFPVLVKDASLGGEFPVMCVTLMNPRTGGVFASFGAHPSFEVALERSLTELLQGRSFEGLNDLPQPTFEGQAVTEPNNFVEHFIDSSGVVSWRFFSARSDYEFVEWDFSGHGEDSNVQEAATLFGILEGMGKESYMAVYQHLGATACRILVPDYSEIYPVDDLIWDNTNKALFFREDILNLHRLDEGALQALVERLIESELDDYTDITTLIGIEFDDNTAWGQLTILELKLLIFLALKQYEEAKECVEMFLQYNDNTVERGLFYQAMNAVLEMELDDDLELADYEANFRRMFGNERMDAVIGSVEGSVRFYGLTPTSMKLEGLDRHLRLIDSYKKLHSARANITQA